The following are encoded together in the Prionailurus viverrinus isolate Anna chromosome B3, UM_Priviv_1.0, whole genome shotgun sequence genome:
- the ZFYVE19 gene encoding abscission/NoCut checkpoint regulator, producing the protein MESRCYGCAVKFTLFKKEYGCKNCGRAFCSGCLSFSAVVPRTGNTQQKVCKECHEVLTRGSSPVNASKWSPPQNYKKRVAALEAKQKPSTPQSRGLTQQDQVIAERLARLRQQNKPKSVASQAEIEARLAALRKETQGSIPSTQEMEARLAALQGRVPPSQTSQVAHQPPDTRTQAQQAQDLLTQLAAEVAIDENWERGDPAAPIQNDLNQGGLGGQSTNSKGQAIWSLEEEKSRLLAEAAVELREENTRQERILALAKRLAMLRGQDPDKVTLQDYHLPDSDDDEDEETAIQRVLQQLTEEAALDEASGLNIPVEPALRARAQSCRAESQKAQAKAPRQEAEEEELPWCCICNEDATLRCAGCDGDLYCSRCFREGHDAFELKEHQTSAYCPRHIGREH; encoded by the exons ATGGAGAGTAGGTGCTACGGCTGCGCTGTCAAGTTTACCCTCTTCAAAAAGGAG TACGGCTGTAAGAATTGTGGCCGGGCCTTCTGTTCTGGCTGCCTTAGCTTCAGTGCAGTGGTGCCCCGGACTGGGAATACCCAACAGAAGGTCTGCAAGGAGTGCCACGAAGTCCTGACCAG AGGATCGTCTCCTGTCAATGCCTCCAAGTGGTCACCACCTCAGAACTATAAGAA GCGTGTGGCAGCCTTGGAAGCCAAGCAGAAGCCCAGCACTCCCCAGAGCCGGGGACTAACCCAACAAGACCAAGTCATCGCTGAGCGCCTAGCCCGGCTCCGCCAGCAGAACAAGCCCA AGTCAGTGGCCTCACAGGCAGAGATAGAAGCCAGGCTAGCTGCACTGAGGAAGGAAACCCAGGGTTCCATCCCTTCCACCCAAGAGATGGAGGCACGGCTTGCTGCACTGCAGGGCAGAGTTCCGCCGTCTCAGACCTCCCAGGTG GCACATCAGCCACCAGACACAAGGACCCAGGCCCAGCAGGCGCAGGATCTGCTGACACAGCTGGCAGCAGAGGTGGCTATTGATGAGAACTGGGAACGAGGAGACCCAG CTGCCCCTATCCAGAATGACCTCAACCAAGGTGGCCTAGGGGGCCAGAGCACTAATTCCAAGGGACAGGCCATCTGGTCCCTGGAAGAGGAGAAGAGCAGGCTGCTGGCTGAGGCAGCAGTCGAGCTGCGGGAGGAGAACACGAGGCAGGAGAGGATCCTGGCCCTCGCCAAGCGCCTGGCCATGCTGCGGGGACAGGACCCCGATAAAG TGACCCTCCAGGACTATCACCTCCCAgacagtgatgatgatgaggatgaggagACAGCCATCCAGAGAGTCCTGCAGCAG CTCACTGAAGAAGCTGCCTTGGATGAGGCAAGTGGCTTGAACATCCCCGTGGAGCCAGCTCTCAGAGCCCGGGCCCAGTCCTGTAGGGCAGAGTCCCAG AAGGCGCAGGCCAAGGCccccaggcaggaggcagaggaagaggagctCCCCTGGTGCTGCATCTGCAATGAGGATGCCACCCTGCGCTGCGCCGGCTGCGATGGAGACCTCTACTGTTCCCGCTGCTTCCG GGAAGGCCATGATGCCTTTGAACTTAAAGAGCACCAGACGTCTGCCTACTGCCCCCGGCACATAGGCCGAGAACACTGA